The following coding sequences lie in one Rutidosis leptorrhynchoides isolate AG116_Rl617_1_P2 chromosome 4, CSIRO_AGI_Rlap_v1, whole genome shotgun sequence genomic window:
- the LOC139842388 gene encoding uncharacterized protein has product MRNKEVPNEVEIFVWRSNLNCLPTRVELDKGGVDLDSILSPSCQACTESVEHILVHCTYVSKVWDQVIKWWNLENHRTSNIEEAFVINPNVISSNITKQIWQAVRWICGYIIWKHRNLENFSRKVWIILTILNEIQIQRFFWISKRLKKTKIDWHQWLINPNSYVVPQDRFGIG; this is encoded by the coding sequence ATGCGCAACAAAGAGGTCCCCAACGAAGTTGAAATATTCGTTTGGAGATCAAATCTTAACTGTCTACCCACTCGTGTTGAACTTGATAAAGGAGGAGTTGACCTCGACTCAATACTTAGTCCGTCATGTCAAGCATGTACAGAATCTGTCGAACACATTTTGGTGCATTGCACCTATGTCTCCAAGGTTTGGGATCAGGTTATTAAATGGTGGAACCTTGAAAATCACCGTACATCCAACATAGAGGAAGCTTTTGTGATCAACCCCAACGTTATCAGCTCAAATATCACCAAACAAATATGGCAAGCCGTACGGTGGATATGCGGATACATCATTTGGAAACATAGAAACCTCGAAAATTTTAGCAGGAAAGTTTGGATCATATTGACAATTCTAAACGAGATCCAAATTCAAAGATTCTTCTGGATTTCAAAGCGACTCAAAAAGACGAAGATCGACTGGCATCAATGGCTAATTAATCCTAATTCATATGTTGTTCCACAAGATAGGTTCGGCATCGGCTAA